The following coding sequences lie in one Musa acuminata AAA Group cultivar baxijiao chromosome BXJ1-8, Cavendish_Baxijiao_AAA, whole genome shotgun sequence genomic window:
- the LOC135587288 gene encoding uncharacterized protein LOC135587288 produces the protein MRASESDMRGGYQQSRLLYELCALLLAALPLSPATPEAGVPAPGSRATRRAQVSPAGFVAFLLGASLAMILCGSVTFLIGFLLMPLVIGFLMLLYVVGIFSNLSGLWRAIHCPRSSSSPKEVSDPLFSKLPTI, from the exons ATGCGTGCTTCTGAGTCCGATATGCGTGGCGGCTACCAGCAATCCCGGCTCCTCTACGAGCTCTGCGCCCTCCTCCTCGCCGCCCTTCCCCTCTCCCCGGCCACTCCGGAGGCCGGCGTGCCGGCGCCTGGGTCCCGCGCCACGAGGCGAGCCCAGGTGTCGCCGGCGGGGTTCGTGGCGTTCCTCCTCGGGGCGTCGCTGGCGATGATTCTTTGTGGGTCCGTGACTTTCTTGATCGGGTTCTTGTTGATGCCCTTGGTGATCGGTTTCTTGATGCTACTATATGTCGTGGGCATCTTCTCCAATTTGTCCGGCTTGTGGAGGGCGATCCATTGTCCGAGATCCTCCTCGAGCCCTAAGGAAGTATCAG ATCCTCTCTTTTCCAAGCTTCCAACTATTTGA